ATATCATAAGTCCTATCACTTTTTTAAAAAATGAGATATGGGAACGAGATTGGTGTGTTGCTCTAAAGTGTATAATTACCTATGAATCTTTCATAGGTAATAAAAAAATTCATAAAGAACAATTTAACCATACTGTTCTCTTAAGGTTCGATTATACCTATTGCTACAAAGGTTTTTATAGTCGCAAAGGTTCTAAAAAGGTTTGGTATGAGATTGCTGCGGATAAAAATTTATTGCCAAACAACTATTGCCTTTTATCGGAGGATTTATTAGAAGATTTTGAAGATTTAAATGGGGAAGAAAAATCTTTGCAGGAATCGTTATGGAGGCAATTTAAAGATTTTTTGAATGGCAAACCCATCGTAAAACAAAGTGATGAGCTTGTAATCACTATAAAATTGTTAAACTAACTTAAAATTTTAAGTTTAAAGACATTTTTTGGAAAAAGATTTTAAGAAAGTATAGAATATTTTTTTGTTAATTTTATGAGTTAAATGTAAGGAATGGAAAATAATATTAGCTCGATCATCAATTTTAATTATTTGCCAATCGAAGTGAAAGAAAATATTTTTTGCTTCCTTCCCTTGAAAGATTTAGTTATAAGCCGTTTTGTTAATAAAAACTTCTATAATCAATGTAATTTTCTTCTAAATCGAATACCTGATAAGTTTGCTGTAGTTGATGCACTTTTAGATGAGAACTGTTACAAAACGGCCTTGCTATCTATTAAGCAATTTAAGTTAGATGAGAAAGCTATTCAAAATAGACTAGTGAAAAAGTTTAATGCGAAGCCTTCTTTAGATCTATTTCTTTTAATAGGATTATTAAACCCGATTAATTCTAGATTTAGACCTTTAGATCTTAAGTTTTCTATAAGAGATATTAATAATTTTAAGACCTTTTTTTCTCAAATAGGAGAAAAATATTTAAAAAGATTAGAAAATTTTTTTTTCTATATAGACCATTTTGGTATGGACTTTGATAGTGCATCTCTTCTTTATTATGCTAAAAAAGCTTTGTACGATCAAAAGATAATAACAGAACTTAAACTTGGCCATAATACCATTTCTACTTTGTCAAAAAATTGCTTAGACTTAAGTGTGTTTTTAGACTTTTTACTAACGACTTACGAAAGACTTACCCTAAAATTTCAAGAAGACATCAAAACTTCTACTATTTATAAACTAGCAAAAAATAATTCTCTAATTGTTTTTTTAGAGCTTGCCTCAAATCAAAAGTACTCATCCTTAATAGAACTAGAAAGGGTTTTTAATGATTCAGATTTTATTTACAACTTTTTCATTTCCTATGTGAGCGGGGCAAACCTTGAAGAATATTTTAGTAATATTTCAAAGTTGAAAAACGATCAAAATCTTAAATTAATAAAAATATTAAACCTTTTTAGTTCCAAGTGTCGTGCACATAATAACAACGAAGATGAATTGAAAAGTGTGAAGTGGATTTTAAGTTTACAGCCTGCAAATACTTGTCCTTCAGATTACTTTAGTTGTGTTTTGCAAGTGATGAATAAATACAATTCCTTTTTGGAATGGTCTCATTTATTGCTATCTATTCCTTTGAAAGCTAAAGAAACAGTTGTTACTTCTATAATTAAACTATATCTTCAAAAAGGAACTCTTCAAGGTTTTTGTAACGCTTTATATTGTTTAAGAGAGCTAAAACTTTCAAAATCTTATTCCCTTTATCAAGAAAAGTCGATCAAAAATTTATGTATTCATGATGAAAAGTGGCAGCTGGACCAAATGGAACTATCAAACAATCTTATAGAAGATTTTGGAGAATTAATTCTTTTTGTGCTTAAAAAAGAATTAGTTGAAATAGCTGAAAAGGTTTGGAAGTATTTAGATCGCATTAAAGAAGAGGAAGATCAAAAAAGATTTTATATTAGTATGATTCAAGTAACGAAAACGGAATTACAAAAAGAGCAGATCAATATCAATTTTTTGTTAAATGAAAAACAAATAATAAAGGATCCCTTAAGTTTTGTAGAGGAAGAGATTTTTAGCTCGAACGGTGACGAAGAAGTAGCAGAAAAACAAAAGGAAGAGAAATTGTTGATAATTGATCATGATGAAGAAGAGTTGATAACAAATTTAGATGAATATTATTCAGGTGTGAATAATGATTCAACTTCCAGCGATTCAGAAGAAGAAGAGTTTTTAGATTAATTTTTGTTAGAATAGCTATAGATCAAATCAATACGATAATTCACTTCGATCTATCCTCAAAGTTATTTCTTTTAAAAGATCTTTGGCAGAGCTAACTGAAAATATTTCTTCTTCTAGGGGACGTTCAGGAAATATGGCATCCCATTTTCTTAGTAATTCAAAAAATTGATTTCTTTGAGTTTGTGTAAAATGAAACGGAAAGGGAATGACTTTTTCATTATCTAGTTTTGCTAAAGGCAAAAGCTTAATTATCATTTGTTCAATAGTCGGTAGCCACCCTTCCATAATTTTTTTTACAAATTCTTTGTCAAAATGGATGCAAATACTGCAGTAATTATCGGAAATAACTTTAATGCAGTGAATACGCTCAACGCTTGAAAACCTTATAGCTGTTTTATAGAAACCATAGGCTTCCATATCGTAAAGATGATTAGATAAAAATTGCTTTTCGGGGACGTCGACACTGATTAAAGAGTTTTTAGTCAGCTCCGTTACAAAAGGGTAGTATGGATAAAACGTATCTACTTCCAATGGATTGCTAATTTTATGAATGAGATAACAACTACCGATTGGTAAATCTTTATGACCCGCTGTACCTATATTCAACCAGATTTGGTTGTCTTTACAACCGCTGATAGCGTACAAAAAACTTGTGGCAGCTGCTGCTAAAACGTTACCAATACCACATATTATCAATTGTATATGGTCCTTTTTATAAATGGGAAAAGGCTTAAAATGAGTTTGCTTTAGTTGGAAAAAATTAATGAGAGGATCAGCTTCCCATTTTAGGGCGCATATAATATTTATCATAAAAAGTTTTATTAAATGAATAACTCTATCATAACTAAATATATCCTTTTATTCAAAAGCGTTTGATAGCTCTTTTAGTAAATATGATTTGTACTATCAAAATACCTATAATTAGTATTCCAAGTAACGTTTTTACATAAAAATATGTTAGGGCTTGTTTCGAAATAATTCTAGAGTGCTTAAAATCGACATGAGTAAAATAATTTTTTTTGTGCAATTCTTGACAAAGTAGAAGTTGTGTGTGATTAGCTTGAATTAACTTAGCTTGCGTTATTTTTTTAATTGTAAATAAAGGAGTATTTTTTAAAAGATCAACTACTTTAATTTGATTTTCACTTTCAAAAAATATCCAATTTTTATAGGCGTATCTACAGTTAAAGTCTGAATCAAAGGCTATATTTTTGATTCGTTGAAGAGTCTGTTCAACTTTTTCGTAAATTTCTAATTTTTGTGGTTCTCTTATTAAAAGTAAATGATTTGACGTTGTGGTTATATTAAAGGAACTTGCATAAACATTTTCTACTTTTGAAAAGGTAAAATCTTCTGTACTAAATGAAAAAATTTCATTGTGTAATTCATATTGTATAGAAAGAATAAAAAAATGATCGGTCGCAAATAAACTTACGTCTTTAAATTCTTCAGATATTGGTAATTCTGCAATAGATAATTTACGATGAACAGTGTTTTTATGGATAAAATATAAATTGTCATCAAGCAGCACACCAATATATTTTTCTGAAACTGCCAATGCCACCTTTAAATTTTTTTTTAGCCTCTCAATTATTTGTATTGTAAGAAAAGTTTGTAGTTTCAAATCAAACACAATTAGTTTGCCAAGTTCATCAATGCCAAACCAGATCTCATTTTTAATGAAGCTTGTTATTATTTTACTAAAGGGGAATTTTATTCTGGACGTTTTGCCATTAATAAAATTTTTAATAACAATTTCCTTCACCTTGTTTATGATAGAACAGCAAATTCCATTAGAGAGTAAAATAGTTTGTGTTAGGTGCTTTGTGCTGTTGGTAAAATACTCTACTTTTTTTGGTTTGTTTAACTGCCACCTTTTGATTAAGCTATAAGTTTTTATCCATCGATTAGGTTTAAAGAGAGGAGCTTCTATATAGTGGCGACAAGTTTTTTCCCAAATAGAGTTTGTGGTTGAGATGAGTTTATTAAAATTTTTACTGCTGAATGAAAGATGTTTTAATTCTTGGAGATCACAAAAAGAAAAAATGTGCGCCCAAGTTTCACTAGAGATGTTAGAGGAATAGAAATAGTTTTGCATACTAATTAATGCGTTTTTTTATAACACATTAAATAAGAAGAGTTTTTTTTAAGAAAGTTTATTCTTAAATTATGAAGAAAAGTTAAGCTTAACAAAAACAAAAAACTTTGCTTTTGTAAAGCTTATAATCTTAAAAGAAATTTTAACTTACATCTACAAATTCGGAAAAATGTTTAGTCTGCCTTTGCTTTACAAGACTGCCTATCCCAAAACCTAAAGCAAAGAGACTAAAGAGTGTTAAACCAATGATCGTAAAAGGATTTGTGATAGATAGAGCTCCAAATGCAACTAATCCTACCAATGCCGCTATATAAGCTAAATTTCTTCCCGTCCCTATCATATAATACTCTTTTAAGAGTTTGGCTTTTGAACATTCTATATCGCCAACGGTTGTATCTTTGTTAAACTCGGTGTTTATCGATAAAGCAACATCAATAATTATACCAACTAGGGGTAAGGAAGAGGCAATTTTTGTAGCTGGATGATTAAAAAATTGAAATGTTTTGTTGTTTGTATCAGTAATTGTAGTCATTTAATAACCTCTTAAATCAATTAACTTAATTGTTTAAATAAGTTAATTAGTTAATAAAATGGAATGATAGTAATTTAATATTAAGATTTTATTAATAATGTAAAATTTGAATTGTCGACCTTTTTAAAAGATCGACAATAATAAAATTATTTTTGATGGAATTGGTCTTCTTCTGTAGAATTTTTTAAGGCTGAAGCTGATGTTAGATTTTCAGTTATGATCGACATAATTTCGTCAAAGTAGCCAGCTCCAACGAAGCTTTGGTGCTTAGTAGCTTTATAACCATCTTTTTCTAAAGCAAATTCCCTTTCTTGCACTTTTGCATAGGCTGCCATCCCATCTTTCGTGTAATCATGCGCCAAAGAAAACATACTTTCATTTAGGGTATGAAAACCAGCTAATGTAATGAATTGGAATTTATACCCCATGTCAGCAAGTTCATCTTGAAAAGAGCGTAAACTTTTTTCATCAATAAATTTTTTCCAATTAAAAGAAGGGGAGCAGTTGTAGGCAAGCCATTTACCTGGAAATTTTTCATGCACTCCTTGTGCAAATTCGCGAGCTTGTCCAATGTCAGGTTTACTCGTTTCACACCAAACAAGATCAGCATAAGGCGCAAAAGCATTGGCTCTCGCTACTGCATATTCAATGCCAGACTTTAATTTATAAAAGCCTTCATAGGATCTGTCGTTTGTTAAAAATGGTTGGTCGACAGGGTCAGAATCTGATCGTATGTAGCCTGCAGCTTCTGCGTCAGTTCTAGCTATTAATAAAGTTGGTACATCAAGTACATCCATGGCAAGTCTTGCTGTAATAAGCTTTTCAATAAATTCAGCAGCTGGCACTAAAACTTTACCACCCATGTGACCACATTTTTTTAAAGAAGATAGTTGGTCTTCAAGGTGAATCGCAGCAGCCCCTTCTTCAATCATTGCCTTTACAAGTTCAAATGTATTTAAAGGTCCTCCAAATCCAGCTTCAGCATCAGCTACAATAGGCGTTAACCAGTCTATATTCCCACTTTTATTTAAATGTTGAATTTGATCAGCGCGAATTAAAGCATTGTTTATTCTTTTGATTAAATGAGGGACGCTAAGTGTTGGATATAAGCTTTGATCGGGATAAGTTTGTAAAGCGTCATTCGCATCGCCGGCTACCTGCCAACCACTGACATATATGGCTTTTAAACCAGCTTGTACCTGCTGTACTGCTTGTGAGCCTGTCATCGCTCCAAGTGCTCTGATAAATTTTTCTTCTGACAGAAGTTTCCAAAGCTTTTCTGCGCCTTTTTTAGCAAGAGTGTAATCTATTGCTATAGTACCGCGCAATTTGAGTACATCTTCCCATTTATAAGGTCTTTTGATACCGTTCCAACGTTTGCTATCCCAATTGTTCATAAATTACTCTTGTACAAGGGTTAAAAAATCTATAAATTCTTTTTTTTCTACCAAAGTATCCAATAATCTTTTGGCATGATGTAGATCGTTTAAATTAAATCCTTTGGCAGTTAATTGTTCGATCTCTCTATCTGTTATTTTTTTATAATAAGTTGGAGTAATGGGATACCCTTCTTTCGTTTGAATGTTGTGATGTAGCCATTGCCAAAGTTGGGCACGAGAAATTTCAGCTGTTGCAGTATCTTCCATAAGATTGTTAATCCCTACAGCCCCAACACCTTTTTTCCAGGAATAAATGTATTGTAAGGCAACAGAAACATTTGATTTAACCCCATCTTCTGTGATTGTGCCACCAGGTATTTTAAAATTTAATAAATCGTTAGCTGAAATTAACACATCTGATAAACGACTACGTTGGTGATTCGCTCCCTTTAATACATCTTCAAAGATAGATCTAGCAAGAGGGACTAAATCAGGGTGTGCCACCCATGTGCCGTCAAAACCAGCATTTGCCTCTCGTAATTTGTCTTCCTCAACCTTTTTTAAAGCTACTTCATTGATTGCGGGATCTTTTCTGCTAGGGATAAAGGCGGCCATTCCACCAATGGCATGGGCTCCTCTTTTATGACAAGTTTGTACTAGGAGTTGAGTGTAAGAGCGCATAAAAGGTACTGTCATAGTAATTTGGGAGCGGTCAGGGAAAATAGCATCAGATCGGTTTTTGAATTTTTTTATAGCACTAAAAATATAATCCCATCGTCCAGCATTTAATCCAGCTGAATAATCGCGCAATTCATACAGGATCTCATCCATTTCAAAAGCTGCAAGAATCGTCTCTAACAAGACTGTTGCTTTAATTGACCCAGCGGTGAGGTTTAAATATTGTTCTGAAAATGCAAAAACTTTAGCCCAAAGTCTAGCTTCTTTATGATTTTCTAATTTTGGTAAATAAAAGTAAGCTCCGCCACCTTTTCCAAAAAGTATCTTGGCATTGTGAAATAAGAAAAGGCCAAAATCAAATAAAGAACCAGAAATGTTTTGCCCATTGATTTGAAAATGGGTTTCTTCCAAATGCCAACCGCGAGGTCTTACCATTAAAACGGCTATTTTGCTGCTTAATGTGTATTCTTTCCCTTCTTTGGAAGTGAATCGAAGTGTGTGATTGACCGCTTCATGCAAGTTCACTTGTCCTTCAATCATATTTTCCCAGATAGGGGAGTTGGCATCTTCAAAATCTGCCATGAAGACATCGGCTCCCGAATTCAAAGCATTAATCACCATTTTCTTATCAGTTGGTCCTGTAATTTCAACCCATCTTTTTTGTAAATCATGAGGTAGAGGAGCTACTTTCCAGCTAAGATCTTCTCTTATTTCTTTGGTTTCTTCTAAAAAATCTGGATTCCAACCATTCTCTATTTTCTTTTCGATGAATTTTCGATCTTCTAATAATTGTTTTCTTTCCTCATTAAAATGCTGGTGAAGGTTAACTAAAAACTCTTGAGCTTCTTTAGTTAAGATTTTTTCATATTCAGGCGTCATGCGACCGGTAATTTTGATTGTCTTTTCCATGTAAACCTAATGGGTGAAAAACCGTTGAAATTTAAACTTGCCAAATTAACATTTCTTTAGCATTCCTTGTAGAAACTATTCAAGAATATTTTGAAATACTTTACTTTAGGATTTTTTTAAAGGAGTTTTTGATGAATGAACAACAAGAAATAAAGAAAATATTAGAACACTTTTTTGATGGAAAAGAAGCGCATGCTTCTTTTGATCAGGTTGTCAAAGGGGTAATAAAAAAGAACTACAATAGTAAAGTTGAAGGAATACCTTATACTTTATGGCAATTGCTTGAACATATCCGCCTCACACAAAAAGATATAATCGCCTACATTGAAGACCCAAATTATGTGGAGAAAAATTGGCCTGATGATTATTGGCCAAAGGAACAAAAAGACATAGATGATAAGATGTGGCAAGAAAGCGTCGATTCTTACAAACAAGATCTTAAAAAACTAAAAGAAATTATGCATAAATCTGACCTATTCGAAAAATTAGGAAATGAAAAAAAACATCGTTTAATAAGAGAACTTTTTTTAGTACAAGTTCACTCCTCTTATCATTTGGGAGAAATGGTGACCTTAAGAAGATTGTTAAATAATTGGTAGGAGTGAAATTATGGAACCCATTCCTCAAAGTCCAACGCAAATCCCATACAATCTTCAGTTTTATACTAATCGGCAAAGCCCAGATTCTCAACCTTTATCAAGTATAGAACATACAATCGAATTGGAGCAGATGAACTGGAATAGACGTGAAAGACAAATTGTGGTTTTGGAACCCAATAAAAAACATATCACTTTTTCCGTTACCATGTTCATTACTATGTTAGCGGCTACTTTATTATTGTATAGAGCGACTGATAAATCTGATGTTATAAATTGTGTAATAGGTGTCACTGCAGTTTTAGTTACAATAGTCATAAGTTTTATATATAATCTTTTGATTAGTAATAAAATTGCACCAGTTAATAAAGAACTGTTTTACTATCAATGATTTATGTTTTATTAAATAAACATGAATAATATAATTAACTTTTCTTTAATTAATAAAGGTTAATTATGACTGTTATTATTGGACCCGAAATTAGAAATAGTTTTAGTTTAAAACAAAATTTGACTGGGGAAATTAATAGACTATCAAATGATATTAAATTTGTAGAAAAAATAGATCTTAAGCAAAAGTTTTTATGGGCTGGAAAATCTGTAGGAGCGCTATTTTTATTAGCCTTATCAGTTGCCTTTGTAGTCGGTCCAGTTCTCTTAACCTTCCCATTGCCTATTTTTGGCGTGGTTGCAGGAACACTACTTGGGCTTGGTTTATTAACATTTAGCGCTTCTCAATTACAAGATCGTTTTCACGAATTAACCTTATTTTTTACAAATTCAAAAAAGTTGAAGGAAGAATTGCAGAAGGTTAGTTTAGCTCTTCAAAAATTAGATAACCCATCGGGTGTTGGTTGTAATTAACCGTGTAAAATCTTAGTTAAATTATCCCACTCTTCCATAGCAATTTCTAATTTAGAATCTAATATTTTTTTCTGATTTAATGTTTCTTGTATCTGGGATTGTGGGGTATTTTGATAAAAACCATCTTGGGACAATAGTTTTTCAATGGCAAGTATTTCGTTTTCTATTCGATGACAATTTTTTTCAGCTTGTTGTACTTTCTTTTCAATTTGGGCTTTTAAATTGCGTTGTTGTTTAGACTCTTCGTAATCTTTTTTATTTTGGGTATCAGATTTAGAGTTTTCAGATTTTTTTTGTACATGCGTTAAAATGTCTAGTTCTCTTTTTTGTACATATTCTTCATATGAACATTTGTAATCTTTAAAAGATTCTGGTGTTAGCTCGATGATTCTCGTTGCTAAGTTAGCAACAAAATGTCTATTGTGGCTAACAAAAAGTATGGTTCCTTCATACTCTTGTAATGCTTCTACTAAAGCCTCTATAGATTCCATGTCTAAGTGGTTAGTTGGTTCATCAAAAATAAGAATATTATGGGGAATTAACATTATTTTAGCTAAAATTAATCGGGCAGTTTCACCGCCGCTTAAAACATCTACTGTTTTTTTGCTATCATCCCCTTTGAATAACACTTTTGCTAGAACATCACGAATCATATCGTGTGTGGCTTCTGGTACTTGATGAGATAGCCAATCAATTAAAGGAACATTTCCATTCACTTCTCGTTTATGATCTTGAGGAAAGTACGCA
This DNA window, taken from Candidatus Rubidus massiliensis, encodes the following:
- the aceA gene encoding Isocitrate lyase, producing the protein MNNWDSKRWNGIKRPYKWEDVLKLRGTIAIDYTLAKKGAEKLWKLLSEEKFIRALGAMTGSQAVQQVQAGLKAIYVSGWQVAGDANDALQTYPDQSLYPTLSVPHLIKRINNALIRADQIQHLNKSGNIDWLTPIVADAEAGFGGPLNTFELVKAMIEEGAAAIHLEDQLSSLKKCGHMGGKVLVPAAEFIEKLITARLAMDVLDVPTLLIARTDAEAAGYIRSDSDPVDQPFLTNDRSYEGFYKLKSGIEYAVARANAFAPYADLVWCETSKPDIGQAREFAQGVHEKFPGKWLAYNCSPSFNWKKFIDEKSLRSFQDELADMGYKFQFITLAGFHTLNESMFSLAHDYTKDGMAAYAKVQEREFALEKDGYKATKHQSFVGAGYFDEIMSIITENLTSASALKNSTEEDQFHQK
- the aceB gene encoding Malate synthase A; amino-acid sequence: MEKTIKITGRMTPEYEKILTKEAQEFLVNLHQHFNEERKQLLEDRKFIEKKIENGWNPDFLEETKEIREDLSWKVAPLPHDLQKRWVEITGPTDKKMVINALNSGADVFMADFEDANSPIWENMIEGQVNLHEAVNHTLRFTSKEGKEYTLSSKIAVLMVRPRGWHLEETHFQINGQNISGSLFDFGLFLFHNAKILFGKGGGAYFYLPKLENHKEARLWAKVFAFSEQYLNLTAGSIKATVLLETILAAFEMDEILYELRDYSAGLNAGRWDYIFSAIKKFKNRSDAIFPDRSQITMTVPFMRSYTQLLVQTCHKRGAHAIGGMAAFIPSRKDPAINEVALKKVEEDKLREANAGFDGTWVAHPDLVPLARSIFEDVLKGANHQRSRLSDVLISANDLLNFKIPGGTITEDGVKSNVSVALQYIYSWKKGVGAVGINNLMEDTATAEISRAQLWQWLHHNIQTKEGYPITPTYYKKITDREIEQLTAKGFNLNDLHHAKRLLDTLVEKKEFIDFLTLVQE